A single Pseudoalteromonas rubra DNA region contains:
- a CDS encoding helix-turn-helix domain-containing protein, whose protein sequence is MIDGDDLKAMRKNAGISQELMAKKLECDRKTISNYEQGVSDIKSKQLFRWLMLCKIDTRSLLNEIRQISDSLNRHDASKLQDDEK, encoded by the coding sequence GTGATTGATGGCGATGATTTAAAGGCAATGAGGAAAAACGCCGGCATATCCCAGGAGCTGATGGCCAAAAAGTTAGAGTGCGACCGTAAGACAATCAGTAACTATGAGCAGGGTGTCAGTGACATCAAATCCAAGCAGCTGTTTCGCTGGCTGATGCTGTGCAAAATAGATACACGCTCTTTACTCAATGAAATCAGGCAAATTAGTGACAGTTTAAACCGTCACGATGCGTCAAAGTTACAGGATGACGAAAAATGA
- the opgC gene encoding OpgC domain-containing protein, whose product MSRDLSYDGLRGWLLIIIACNHLFGSFVTQFTRTPLGFVSAAEGFVFLSGFVAYLVYGRLAKNRTELRRKVWRRCLVIYGFHLSAILICFSLVLLFPLYVTHWSGFFNAANWFSNPVHSALSAMLLLEHPGFHDILILYLVPMIFLPFTIEALKRGKLMYVVTASLLVWLLAQFVTAEFLTTPFSLVFSDIKLNVSHFDPFAWQIYFFMGVVLSYLKFDKGHTFTFTPAVRVLLLSGIGFFLLLKHGYPQLMRPYYGGHGSASLLYQFNLLLSVYLIMHLIRRFSWLFTLRYPVFIGQHALPVFAFHCVVIYFLLPWSHEYTTAHWYWDLLVCASFVALLALPAKLDQLWRARSKNTRPEARRSVKTG is encoded by the coding sequence ATGAGCCGAGATTTAAGCTATGATGGCCTGAGAGGCTGGCTGCTTATCATTATTGCCTGCAACCACTTGTTTGGCAGTTTTGTCACGCAATTTACCCGCACTCCGCTGGGGTTTGTCTCGGCGGCTGAGGGGTTTGTGTTTTTATCCGGGTTTGTTGCTTATCTGGTGTATGGTCGGCTGGCAAAAAATCGCACCGAGTTGCGACGTAAAGTGTGGCGGCGTTGTCTGGTGATTTATGGATTTCATTTGAGTGCCATCCTGATTTGCTTTTCACTGGTCCTCTTATTTCCTTTGTATGTCACGCACTGGTCGGGTTTTTTTAATGCAGCTAACTGGTTTAGTAATCCAGTACACAGCGCCTTATCGGCCATGTTGCTGCTCGAACACCCGGGCTTTCACGATATCCTGATCCTCTATCTGGTGCCCATGATATTTCTGCCTTTTACAATTGAGGCCCTAAAGCGAGGTAAACTGATGTATGTCGTGACGGCTTCCTTGTTGGTCTGGTTGCTGGCCCAGTTCGTCACGGCAGAATTTTTAACGACACCATTTAGCCTGGTGTTTAGCGATATCAAGCTAAACGTCAGTCACTTTGATCCTTTCGCCTGGCAGATTTACTTTTTTATGGGGGTTGTGCTGAGCTATCTGAAGTTTGATAAAGGCCACACCTTTACGTTTACACCTGCGGTACGGGTGTTGCTGTTGAGCGGTATAGGCTTTTTTTTACTGCTGAAGCATGGCTATCCACAATTAATGCGGCCCTATTATGGTGGCCACGGCAGCGCCTCCTTACTCTATCAGTTTAATCTACTGTTGAGCGTCTATCTGATAATGCACTTAATCCGTCGTTTTTCCTGGCTCTTTACACTAAGATACCCGGTATTTATCGGGCAGCACGCCCTGCCCGTATTCGCCTTTCACTGCGTAGTCATTTACTTCCTGTTGCCATGGAGCCATGAATACACCACTGCACATTGGTACTGGGATCTGTTGGTATGCGCCAGCTTTGTAGCCTTGCTCGCACTTCCGGCTAAACTTGATCAGCTTTGGCGAGCGCGCAGTAAGAATACCAGGCCAGAAGCAAGGCGAAGTGTGAAAACCGGGTAA
- a CDS encoding ABC1 kinase family protein, whose amino-acid sequence MIAGAKQALSGQKTSRSELLLQPGNIQAVADKLSHLRGAAMKLGQLLSMDAGELLPAELSALLERLRADAAPMPHKQLVTTFEKELGPDWLDKFSHVDLNSFARASIGQVHKATSEQGQALAIKVQYPGVADSIHSDVDNVVSLIKLSGLLPKTLNIAPLVEEAKVQLLAETDYLQEAKSLAAFAKALAHNPHFKVPNNYPALSTQHLLTMEFVEGQPLEDMASLPQKSRDELAFRLIELFFTEMFELGMIQTDPNLANYQYNPGTGQIILLDFGATRAISPALSQGYKALLLAGAEGDFQALKEAACDIGYFSQDIDPNYQQAVLSLFELAISPLRAEAPFDFVASGLAKQISEQGRQLSMQSRQWHTPPVDALFIHRKLAGLYLIAARLKARVDLRPLLSELNR is encoded by the coding sequence ATGATTGCCGGTGCCAAACAAGCCTTGAGTGGGCAAAAAACAAGCCGTTCGGAATTATTACTCCAGCCAGGCAACATACAGGCCGTTGCTGACAAATTGTCCCACTTGCGCGGTGCGGCAATGAAGCTGGGTCAACTGCTATCTATGGACGCTGGTGAATTGTTACCTGCCGAGTTATCTGCGTTACTTGAGCGACTGAGAGCGGATGCCGCGCCTATGCCCCATAAACAATTGGTTACGACGTTTGAAAAAGAACTCGGCCCTGATTGGTTGGATAAATTCAGCCATGTTGACTTGAACAGTTTTGCCCGTGCGTCAATAGGGCAGGTACACAAGGCGACCTCTGAGCAGGGTCAGGCACTGGCCATCAAAGTGCAGTATCCAGGTGTTGCTGACAGCATTCACAGTGATGTAGATAATGTTGTGAGCCTGATTAAACTGTCTGGTTTGTTGCCAAAAACCCTAAACATAGCGCCTCTCGTTGAAGAAGCTAAAGTACAACTACTGGCTGAGACTGACTATCTGCAAGAAGCCAAGTCACTCGCAGCGTTTGCAAAGGCGCTGGCACATAATCCACACTTTAAAGTACCAAACAACTATCCCGCCCTGAGTACTCAGCATTTACTGACCATGGAGTTTGTTGAGGGGCAACCCCTGGAAGACATGGCATCTTTGCCGCAGAAAAGCCGGGATGAACTGGCTTTTCGCTTAATTGAGTTGTTTTTCACTGAGATGTTTGAGCTGGGTATGATCCAGACTGATCCGAATCTGGCAAATTATCAATACAATCCAGGCACAGGGCAGATTATTCTGCTCGATTTCGGTGCAACCAGAGCTATTTCGCCGGCACTGAGTCAGGGTTATAAAGCATTGCTTTTGGCTGGTGCTGAAGGCGACTTCCAGGCCTTAAAAGAGGCGGCCTGTGATATCGGATATTTTTCTCAGGATATAGACCCGAATTATCAACAAGCGGTGTTGTCATTGTTTGAGCTGGCAATTTCGCCGTTGCGCGCCGAAGCGCCGTTTGATTTTGTCGCCAGTGGGCTCGCAAAGCAGATCAGTGAACAGGGCAGACAATTGAGCATGCAGTCAAGACAGTGGCACACGCCACCGGTGGATGCTCTGTTTATCCATCGGAAATTGGCAGGATTGTATCTGATTGCTGCCAGGCTGAAGGCTCGGGTTGATCTTCGACCTTTGCTGAGCGAGTTGAACCGCTAA
- a CDS encoding LysR family transcriptional regulator → MQVQDVDLRLLRIFVAIVECGGLSAAESRLNIGRSTISSHLSDLEVRLGLKLCKRGRSGFELTEPGRVTYQASLELLQQCEAFASTVASSKNELSGRVTIATIDTMVSDPRCGVARAISALKARGGNIQFDIHVCEAREVETSVVNGRSLVGLGVSRHQLRGLDYYPLHNEYNYLYCAQGHPLFRLVESDLVENDQSKSGRNNAELEALLAEAEVITSNYLRDKEVRNDGLNYQNSAIAYHDEGIAHLILSGEFIGYLPEHYASYWVDKGMFRAIQPEKYAYQIPVMLITSKSNTASPLAEALIEEIKRVHAN, encoded by the coding sequence ATGCAGGTACAAGACGTTGATTTAAGGTTGCTGCGGATCTTTGTCGCCATTGTGGAATGCGGTGGCTTGTCGGCTGCGGAGTCGCGTCTGAACATCGGCCGTTCAACCATTAGTTCGCACCTGTCGGACCTGGAAGTTCGTTTGGGTCTGAAACTATGCAAACGCGGGCGCAGCGGTTTTGAGCTGACCGAGCCGGGCAGGGTGACCTATCAGGCATCTTTAGAGCTATTGCAGCAATGCGAAGCGTTTGCCAGCACAGTGGCCAGCTCTAAAAACGAACTTTCAGGGCGGGTTACCATTGCCACCATAGATACTATGGTCAGCGATCCCCGTTGCGGCGTGGCACGGGCCATTTCTGCACTCAAGGCGCGCGGGGGCAATATTCAGTTTGATATCCATGTCTGTGAAGCTCGCGAAGTCGAAACCTCTGTGGTCAACGGGCGCTCTCTGGTGGGACTGGGCGTAAGTCGCCATCAGCTGCGTGGCTTGGATTATTACCCGCTGCACAATGAGTACAACTATTTATATTGTGCGCAGGGGCATCCCTTGTTTCGTTTGGTGGAAAGTGATTTGGTGGAAAATGACCAGAGTAAATCCGGGAGGAATAACGCCGAGTTGGAAGCATTACTTGCCGAGGCTGAGGTGATCACCAGTAACTACCTACGCGATAAAGAGGTGCGTAATGATGGCCTCAACTATCAAAACAGCGCCATTGCCTATCATGACGAAGGCATTGCTCACCTAATTCTCTCCGGCGAGTTTATCGGTTACCTGCCCGAGCACTACGCCAGCTACTGGGTTGATAAAGGCATGTTCAGAGCCATACAACCAGAAAAATACGCCTATCAGATCCCTGTGATGCTGATCACCTCAAAAAGCAATACAGCTTCGCCCTTAGCTGAGGCGTTAATCGAAGAAATAAAGCGGGTGCATGCAAATTAG
- a CDS encoding VOC family protein, with protein sequence MIINRLFTNVCTTNLTESRDFYTSLFAFDIRYDSDWFIHLVSQESGLELGIILKSHPIVPEQAQQSSSGMYLTFVVDKVNSIYDRAKVLGYEVVQTPEATEYGQMRLLLLAPEGTLCDISSPIEAY encoded by the coding sequence ATGATTATAAATCGACTATTTACCAACGTTTGTACAACCAACCTGACTGAATCCCGTGATTTTTACACGTCGTTGTTCGCGTTTGATATCAGGTATGATAGTGATTGGTTTATTCATCTGGTATCACAGGAATCGGGCCTTGAACTCGGGATCATTTTAAAGTCTCACCCCATCGTGCCGGAGCAAGCACAACAAAGCTCGTCTGGCATGTACCTGACTTTTGTCGTGGACAAGGTTAACTCTATCTATGATAGAGCAAAGGTGCTTGGTTATGAGGTAGTTCAGACTCCTGAGGCAACAGAGTATGGGCAAATGCGATTGTTACTTTTAGCTCCTGAAGGAACGCTCTGTGATATCTCATCGCCAATTGAAGCGTACTAG
- a CDS encoding urocanate hydratase, with amino-acid sequence MTTTLSFQDQIKQGIPSELPAPKPYPADANRAPKRKDILSADEKQLALRNALRYFPKEWHQELAAEFAEELKSFGRIYMYRFKPNYDLKARSVSDYPAKCQQAAAIMLMIDNNLDPAVAQHPEELITYGGNGAVFQNWAQYLLAMKYLSEMESDQTLHIYSGHPMGLFPSSEDAPRVVVTNGMMIPNYSKPDDWEKFNALGVTQYGQMTAGSFMYIGPQGIVHGTTITVMNAFRKVLEKGDSPKGKIFLTAGLGGMSGAQPKAGNIANCITVCAEVNPAAATKRHQQGWVDELIDNMDELVARVKTAQANEEVVSIAYIGNIVDVWETFYEQDIFIHLGSDQTSLHNPWSGGYYPADISFEESNRLIREEPEVFKEKVQATLKRHADAVNKHTARGTYFFDYGNAFLLESSRAGGDVMAENGIDFKYPSYVQDILGPMCFDYGFGPFRWVCASGNPADLDKTDAIAAEVLNKIMAESPEEIQQQMQDNITWIQDAKQNKLVVGSQARILYADAQGRMEIAKAFNDAIERGEIGPVVLGRDHHDVSGTDSPFRETSNIYDGSRFTADMAIHNVIGDSFRGATWVSIHNGGGVGWGEVINGGFGMVLDGSSDAERRLKSMLLFDVNNGIARRSWARNEEANFAIKREMARTPKLKVTLPNGVDDEILNNLSL; translated from the coding sequence ATGACCACCACACTGAGTTTTCAGGACCAAATTAAGCAAGGGATCCCCAGCGAGTTACCTGCGCCTAAGCCTTACCCGGCTGACGCCAACCGCGCCCCGAAGCGTAAAGACATTTTATCAGCCGACGAAAAGCAACTGGCGCTGCGCAATGCGCTACGCTACTTCCCGAAAGAGTGGCATCAGGAACTGGCGGCTGAGTTTGCCGAAGAACTGAAAAGCTTTGGCCGTATCTACATGTACCGCTTTAAGCCTAACTATGATCTTAAAGCGCGCTCGGTAAGCGATTACCCGGCCAAGTGTCAGCAAGCCGCTGCCATCATGCTGATGATCGACAATAACCTAGATCCGGCAGTTGCTCAGCACCCGGAAGAGCTGATCACATACGGTGGTAACGGCGCGGTATTCCAAAACTGGGCTCAATACCTGCTAGCCATGAAATACCTGAGCGAGATGGAAAGCGACCAGACACTGCACATATACTCTGGTCACCCTATGGGCTTGTTCCCGTCAAGCGAAGACGCACCACGCGTGGTCGTTACCAATGGTATGATGATCCCGAACTATTCAAAGCCTGATGACTGGGAAAAGTTCAATGCACTGGGTGTCACTCAGTATGGCCAGATGACGGCAGGTTCATTCATGTACATTGGCCCACAGGGTATTGTTCATGGCACCACCATCACGGTGATGAACGCGTTCCGTAAAGTCCTTGAAAAAGGCGACAGCCCGAAAGGTAAGATCTTCCTGACAGCCGGTCTTGGCGGCATGAGTGGCGCACAGCCAAAAGCGGGTAACATTGCAAACTGTATTACAGTATGTGCCGAAGTGAACCCGGCTGCTGCGACTAAACGTCACCAGCAAGGCTGGGTAGATGAACTCATCGACAACATGGATGAGCTGGTTGCCCGTGTTAAAACAGCACAGGCAAACGAAGAAGTGGTGTCAATTGCCTACATCGGCAACATTGTCGATGTCTGGGAAACCTTCTATGAGCAGGATATTTTCATTCACCTGGGTTCAGATCAGACGTCGCTGCATAACCCCTGGTCAGGCGGCTACTACCCGGCAGACATCAGCTTTGAAGAGTCAAACAGACTGATCCGTGAAGAGCCTGAAGTCTTTAAGGAAAAAGTACAGGCAACGCTTAAGCGTCATGCTGATGCGGTAAACAAGCACACTGCCCGTGGTACTTATTTCTTTGACTACGGCAATGCCTTCTTACTCGAATCATCTCGTGCCGGTGGCGATGTGATGGCCGAAAACGGCATCGACTTCAAATATCCATCATACGTGCAGGATATTCTGGGCCCGATGTGCTTTGACTACGGCTTTGGCCCATTCCGTTGGGTTTGTGCCTCTGGCAATCCGGCCGATCTGGACAAAACCGATGCCATCGCAGCTGAAGTGCTGAACAAGATCATGGCGGAATCGCCTGAAGAGATCCAACAGCAGATGCAGGACAACATCACCTGGATCCAAGATGCTAAGCAAAACAAACTGGTTGTTGGCTCTCAAGCGCGTATTCTGTACGCTGACGCACAAGGTCGTATGGAAATTGCCAAAGCCTTTAACGATGCCATCGAGCGCGGCGAAATTGGTCCGGTTGTATTGGGTCGTGACCACCACGATGTGAGTGGTACTGATTCACCGTTCCGCGAAACCTCAAACATTTATGACGGAAGTCGCTTCACAGCAGACATGGCCATTCACAATGTCATTGGTGACAGTTTCCGTGGTGCAACCTGGGTCTCTATCCACAACGGCGGTGGCGTAGGCTGGGGTGAAGTGATCAACGGTGGGTTTGGCATGGTGCTGGACGGCAGCAGCGATGCTGAGCGTCGCCTTAAGTCTATGCTACTGTTCGATGTGAACAATGGTATTGCACGTCGTAGCTGGGCTCGTAACGAAGAAGCCAATTTTGCCATTAAACGCGAAATGGCGCGCACGCCTAAGCTTAAAGTGACACTGCCAAATGGCGTAGACGATGAAATTTTAAATAATCTGTCGCTTTAA
- a CDS encoding helix-turn-helix transcriptional regulator — protein sequence MKNDAFARKQRIDKLMGRLQCNLRQLRYKNKLSQAQLAAKLNVDQSTISNFESGRSVMTIEQVYELYLMFGEDFSCPDMLFAQAKPAEKNEAEWLQD from the coding sequence ATGAAAAATGATGCGTTTGCCAGAAAACAGCGGATTGATAAATTGATGGGACGATTGCAATGTAACCTGCGACAATTAAGGTATAAAAATAAGCTCTCACAGGCACAGCTGGCAGCCAAACTGAATGTTGACCAATCCACCATCAGCAATTTTGAATCGGGCCGCTCTGTCATGACTATAGAGCAGGTATACGAGCTATATCTGATGTTTGGAGAAGATTTTTCCTGTCCGGATATGCTGTTCGCACAAGCCAAACCGGCAGAAAAAAATGAGGCGGAGTGGCTTCAGGATTAG
- the hutH gene encoding histidine ammonia-lyase, with translation MTFRYGIDRLDLDTVNGIADGSIKAELCQEALDKINTSRSNVDVMAASDEAVYGINTGFGPLCDTQISPEETNLLQKNLLITHAVGVGEPIAKPISKLMLITKVHALSQGFSGIRLETVERMLKFIELDLIPVVPEQGSVGASGDLAPLSHLFLPLLGEGEFWQGDKIVPAAEALKEHGLEPMELHAKEGLALINGTQFILSHAITALTKMRYLLDLADLAGAMSIEGMQGSQSPFREELHQIRAFAGNLEVAKRMRRFFKDSQNMADHEECDRVQDPYSLRCIPQVHGASRNAYNHLKELAEIEMNSVTDNPIVISSEEAISGGSFHGQPLAMVLDYASIAAAELGNISDRRCYLLLEGLHGLPRLLTTSGGLNSGMMIPQYTTAALVTENKSLCFPPSADSVPTSMGQEDHVSMGSISGRKLNQILGNLDKIFAIELMYAAQAIEFRRPNTCSDLIEENFALIRSKVAKLEEDRLLKPDIDHMVTLVKSQAFTVN, from the coding sequence ATGACGTTTAGATATGGTATCGATCGTCTGGACCTGGACACAGTCAACGGCATTGCCGATGGCAGCATTAAAGCCGAGCTGTGTCAGGAAGCGCTGGATAAAATCAACACCAGCCGTAGCAATGTTGACGTGATGGCCGCATCCGACGAGGCTGTGTACGGTATTAACACAGGCTTTGGCCCGCTGTGCGACACGCAAATCTCACCAGAAGAAACCAATCTGCTGCAAAAAAACCTGCTTATCACCCATGCCGTTGGGGTTGGCGAACCAATTGCTAAACCGATCTCTAAACTCATGTTGATCACCAAGGTCCATGCGCTGAGCCAGGGATTCTCAGGTATCCGCCTGGAAACCGTTGAGCGGATGCTAAAGTTCATTGAGCTGGATCTGATCCCAGTCGTACCAGAGCAAGGCTCCGTAGGCGCATCAGGCGACCTCGCGCCTCTGTCTCACTTATTCCTGCCTTTACTGGGCGAAGGTGAATTCTGGCAGGGAGACAAAATCGTACCGGCTGCCGAAGCGCTGAAAGAACACGGCCTTGAACCAATGGAGCTGCACGCGAAAGAAGGTCTGGCCCTGATCAATGGTACTCAGTTTATCCTGTCTCACGCCATTACCGCGCTTACGAAAATGCGCTACCTGCTGGACCTGGCGGATCTGGCCGGAGCCATGAGTATTGAAGGCATGCAGGGCAGCCAGTCACCATTTCGTGAAGAGCTGCACCAGATCCGTGCTTTCGCCGGTAACCTGGAAGTGGCCAAGCGCATGCGCCGTTTCTTTAAAGATTCTCAAAATATGGCTGACCACGAAGAATGTGACCGCGTACAAGACCCGTACTCACTGCGCTGTATTCCACAGGTGCATGGTGCGTCTCGTAACGCCTACAACCATCTAAAAGAGCTGGCTGAAATTGAAATGAACTCAGTCACGGACAACCCCATTGTGATCAGCAGCGAAGAAGCTATCTCAGGTGGTAGCTTCCACGGTCAGCCTCTGGCCATGGTACTGGATTACGCGTCAATCGCCGCTGCGGAACTGGGCAACATTTCAGATCGTCGTTGTTATTTGCTACTTGAAGGCTTGCACGGTCTGCCGCGCTTATTAACAACCTCTGGCGGCCTCAACTCGGGCATGATGATCCCGCAGTACACCACCGCAGCCCTGGTTACCGAGAACAAATCACTGTGCTTCCCACCATCGGCAGACAGTGTACCGACCTCTATGGGCCAGGAAGACCACGTATCTATGGGTAGTATTTCAGGTCGTAAACTGAACCAGATCCTGGGTAACCTGGATAAAATCTTTGCCATTGAGCTAATGTATGCAGCCCAGGCCATTGAGTTCAGACGCCCTAACACCTGCTCAGACCTGATCGAAGAAAACTTTGCGTTGATCCGCAGCAAAGTCGCCAAACTTGAAGAAGACAGACTGCTTAAGCCAGACATTGATCACATGGTAACATTGGTTAAGTCACAAGCATTTACGGTTAACTAA
- a CDS encoding ABC transporter ATP-binding protein — protein MALSLEVSDLNHTINLHNGTSLALLDDLSLRIEAGEHIAIVGASGCGKSTLLSLLAGLTPVQSGQVSYHAKNQALNTTEILAHSGFVFQQFHLLPELNALENVALPLQLRGHRDAAQQATHWLTQMGLEQRLTHNVTQLSGGEQQRVAIARALCVRPQVLFADEPTGNLDETTAEQVIDLMLSGARQSGTSLLLVTHDMALAKRVDKAFRLSHGRLVLCH, from the coding sequence ATGGCTCTGTCACTCGAGGTTAGTGACCTTAATCACACTATAAATCTTCACAATGGCACATCGTTGGCATTATTAGATGATCTGTCGTTGCGCATTGAAGCCGGTGAACACATTGCAATTGTGGGGGCTTCAGGGTGTGGCAAGTCAACCTTGCTATCCTTATTAGCTGGCCTGACACCCGTTCAGTCCGGACAAGTATCTTACCACGCTAAAAATCAGGCGCTGAATACCACCGAAATACTCGCGCACAGCGGTTTTGTATTTCAACAGTTTCATCTGTTACCAGAGCTCAATGCCCTTGAGAATGTTGCACTGCCTTTGCAGCTCAGAGGTCATCGTGATGCTGCTCAGCAAGCAACACACTGGCTGACGCAAATGGGGCTGGAGCAGCGGCTTACGCATAACGTGACTCAGTTAAGTGGCGGTGAGCAACAAAGAGTGGCCATTGCCCGTGCCTTGTGTGTCAGACCACAGGTGCTGTTTGCGGATGAACCCACCGGCAATCTGGATGAAACCACCGCAGAGCAAGTGATTGATTTGATGCTGAGCGGCGCCAGGCAAAGCGGCACCTCTTTGCTGCTGGTAACGCACGATATGGCTCTAGCAAAGCGGGTAGATAAGGCATTTCGCCTCAGTCACGGGAGGCTGGTGTTATGTCATTAG
- a CDS encoding coniferyl aldehyde dehydrogenase yields the protein MAKTRPTTMTNMSTVSEHTLLEMNFQAMRSAYSRDPAPDYAQRVAVLKKLKRALVNHEQQIYQALSEDYGYRSEFDTFFADIMPTIATINYAIKHLKKWMQPAKRHAGLMLAPSKVKVHYQPLGVVGVVTPWNFPFYLALGPTVQALAAGNRVMIKMSEFTPAANQVLRTVLDDISDHVHLVEGDADIGAAFTALPFDHLIFTGSTSVGKLVAKAAADNLTPITLELGGKSPTIIDQDIDMKVAVDAVIMGKSINSGQICVAPDYVFVPTSRLDSFIDTFIARYTEYHLQSANKNQQSHIISQRQHTRLLQLLDDAKAKGALVHAVKQPEPGDGKRVHPHLLTNLSDDMAVLKEEIFGSLLPVMTYDTLDEVISYITARHRPLALYIMSNNSALIERLITHTHSGGVSINDTTMHVVADDAPFGGIGHSGMGHYHGYEGFLTFSKAKTVLYSSSWLPKNRFVLKHRDWVLKVLRKYLLR from the coding sequence ATCGCCAAAACAAGGCCTACAACCATGACGAACATGAGCACAGTATCTGAGCACACATTACTGGAGATGAATTTTCAGGCAATGCGGTCGGCTTACAGCCGTGATCCGGCACCCGACTATGCGCAGCGCGTTGCTGTGCTCAAAAAGCTCAAACGAGCACTCGTCAATCATGAACAACAGATTTACCAGGCTTTATCCGAAGATTATGGCTATCGCAGTGAGTTCGATACGTTTTTTGCTGACATAATGCCAACCATAGCAACCATTAATTATGCCATTAAACATCTGAAAAAATGGATGCAACCAGCAAAGCGTCATGCCGGGCTCATGCTTGCTCCTTCCAAAGTGAAAGTGCATTATCAGCCTTTGGGCGTGGTGGGTGTTGTCACCCCCTGGAACTTCCCATTTTACCTTGCGCTGGGCCCCACAGTTCAAGCTCTGGCCGCAGGGAACCGTGTAATGATCAAAATGAGTGAGTTTACGCCCGCTGCAAATCAGGTGCTTCGCACTGTACTGGACGACATTAGCGATCACGTTCACCTGGTGGAAGGCGACGCAGACATTGGCGCTGCTTTCACCGCCCTGCCATTCGATCACCTGATCTTTACCGGTTCAACCTCGGTGGGCAAGTTGGTCGCGAAAGCTGCCGCAGACAACCTGACCCCGATCACGCTCGAGCTTGGCGGAAAGTCGCCAACCATTATCGATCAGGACATAGATATGAAAGTCGCCGTAGATGCGGTGATTATGGGCAAGTCAATAAACTCCGGACAGATCTGCGTGGCCCCAGATTACGTTTTTGTACCCACCTCACGCCTCGATTCATTCATTGATACTTTTATCGCCCGCTATACCGAGTACCACCTGCAAAGCGCTAACAAGAATCAGCAAAGTCATATCATTTCACAGCGCCAACATACTCGCTTATTACAACTGCTGGATGACGCTAAAGCCAAAGGGGCCTTAGTGCACGCCGTTAAACAGCCCGAGCCGGGGGATGGCAAACGCGTTCACCCTCATCTGCTGACCAACCTTTCTGACGACATGGCAGTTTTAAAAGAAGAGATTTTCGGCTCCTTGTTACCTGTTATGACCTACGACACATTGGATGAGGTAATATCCTACATCACGGCAAGGCATCGTCCGCTGGCACTGTACATTATGTCAAATAATTCAGCACTGATTGAGCGCCTGATCACCCACACCCACAGTGGCGGAGTGAGTATTAATGATACCACAATGCATGTAGTTGCCGACGATGCCCCCTTTGGTGGCATAGGCCACTCGGGTATGGGCCATTACCATGGTTACGAAGGCTTTTTAACCTTTTCAAAAGCCAAAACGGTTCTGTATTCTAGCAGCTGGTTACCTAAAAACCGCTTTGTACTCAAGCATCGGGACTGGGTGTTAAAAGTGCTCCGTAAGTACTTATTGAGATAA